Proteins encoded in a region of the Clostridium beijerinckii genome:
- the deoD gene encoding purine-nucleoside phosphorylase gives MTNVPTPHNGAKLGEIAKTVLMPGDPLRAKFIAENFLEDVTQFNTVRNMLGYTGTYKGKRVSVMGGGMGMPSIGIYSYELFNFYDVDNIIRIGTAGSISEKLHLRDVVIGLGASTNSNYAHQYGLPGTFAPIASFDLVSSAVEAAKENNINVVVGNILSSDTFYSADKTATEKWKSMGVLAIEMEAAALYMNAAEAGKNALCLLTISDSVLTGESLSAEDRQLSFTEMMKIALEIAK, from the coding sequence ATGACAAATGTACCAACTCCCCATAATGGGGCAAAGCTAGGAGAAATAGCAAAAACAGTATTAATGCCAGGAGACCCTTTAAGAGCTAAATTTATTGCAGAAAACTTTCTTGAAGATGTTACTCAATTTAATACAGTAAGAAATATGCTTGGATATACTGGAACTTATAAAGGAAAGCGTGTTTCTGTTATGGGAGGCGGCATGGGAATGCCATCTATAGGTATTTATAGCTATGAATTATTTAATTTTTACGATGTAGATAATATTATTAGAATTGGAACAGCAGGAAGTATATCTGAAAAATTGCACCTACGTGATGTTGTAATCGGTTTAGGAGCATCTACTAATTCTAACTACGCACATCAATATGGTCTGCCAGGAACTTTTGCTCCTATTGCAAGTTTTGATTTAGTTAGCAGTGCAGTTGAAGCAGCAAAAGAAAACAATATAAATGTTGTTGTAGGAAACATATTATCTTCTGATACTTTTTATAGTGCTGATAAAACAGCAACAGAAAAGTGGAAGAGTATGGGAGTCCTAGCAATAGAAATGGAAGCAGCTGCACTTTATATGAATGCTGCAGAAGCAGGAAAGAATGCATTATGTTTACTTACAATTTCAGATTCAGTATTAACAGGAGAATCACTTTCAGCAGAAGATAGACAATTAAGTTTTACAGAAATGATGAAAATTGCTCTTGAAATAGCAAAATAA
- a CDS encoding YczE/YyaS/YitT family protein, translated as MMSTVNTLKEKSFKVLLINILIALVGVALVGFGIAFNSAAMLGNDAVAILYDGVRSAIGLPQSELGMTTNVVNYAIIILSLLINRKYINIGTFIYTIPMGTFVGIGSKLYEYMNLPNVLEWRILSSVCGSLMLFTGLGIFIAINIGLDPFTSLAMILKDKMKSQYRTAKVICDVTSLIIGFILGGKAGAVTVIAALIGGPCIQFASELFKKSVLMKIKLGEKNILQY; from the coding sequence ATGATGAGTACAGTTAATACGCTAAAGGAAAAATCATTTAAAGTTCTTCTTATAAATATTTTAATAGCGTTAGTTGGAGTTGCTCTTGTAGGATTTGGAATTGCATTTAATTCAGCTGCAATGCTTGGAAATGATGCAGTTGCAATTCTATATGATGGAGTTCGTAGTGCAATTGGTCTTCCACAAAGTGAACTTGGAATGACAACAAATGTGGTAAATTACGCAATAATAATATTATCGTTATTAATTAACAGAAAGTATATAAATATAGGAACATTTATATATACTATTCCAATGGGAACCTTCGTTGGAATAGGCTCAAAGCTTTATGAATATATGAATTTGCCTAATGTTTTAGAGTGGAGAATATTAAGTTCTGTATGTGGATCCTTAATGCTGTTTACAGGATTAGGAATCTTTATAGCAATAAATATTGGATTAGATCCTTTTACAAGTTTAGCTATGATATTAAAAGACAAAATGAAATCTCAATATAGAACGGCAAAAGTAATTTGTGATGTTACATCGCTTATAATTGGTTTTATACTAGGAGGAAAAGCAGGGGCTGTAACAGTTATTGCAGCCCTAATAGGAGGGCCTTGTATACAATTTGCATCAGAGCTATTTAAAAAGTCAGTTCTAATGAAGATTAAACTAGGTGAAAAGAACATTTTACAATATTAA
- a CDS encoding phosphopentomutase — MKKYNRIFTIVIDSLGIGEMNDSKEYGDVNVDTLKHISESVDEFKIPNLQRLGLANLHPIKHVEAVEKPLAHFMKMKEASVGKDTMTGHWEMMGLKIETPFQTFTDTGFPQELLDELEKRTGHKIVGNKSASGTEILDELGEHQIKTGDMIVYTSADSVLQICGHEETFGLDELYRCCEIARELTLKDEWKVGRVIARPYLGMKKGEFKRTSNRHDYALKPYGATALNALKDNGFASISVGKINDIFDGEGITESNKSKSSVHGMEQTLEIMDKEFKGSCFVNLVDFDALWGHRRNPVGYAEELEKFDVNLGKVLDKLKEDDLLIITADHGNDPTYKGTDHTREHVPFLAYSPSMTESGLMETSDSFAAIGATIAENFGVKMPENTIGESVLSKLV; from the coding sequence ATGAAGAAATATAATAGAATTTTCACAATAGTAATAGATTCACTTGGAATTGGAGAAATGAATGATTCAAAAGAGTATGGTGATGTTAATGTAGATACACTTAAGCATATATCAGAGTCAGTAGATGAATTTAAAATTCCAAACTTACAAAGATTAGGATTAGCTAATTTACATCCAATCAAACATGTTGAAGCAGTTGAAAAGCCTTTAGCTCATTTTATGAAAATGAAGGAAGCAAGTGTTGGAAAAGATACAATGACTGGTCACTGGGAAATGATGGGGTTAAAAATAGAGACACCATTCCAAACATTTACTGATACAGGTTTTCCACAAGAGCTATTAGATGAACTTGAAAAAAGAACAGGTCATAAAATAGTTGGAAATAAAAGTGCTAGTGGAACAGAAATATTAGATGAACTTGGCGAACATCAAATAAAAACAGGAGATATGATCGTTTATACTTCAGCTGATTCTGTTTTACAAATATGTGGTCATGAAGAAACTTTTGGTTTAGATGAACTTTATCGTTGCTGTGAAATTGCAAGAGAATTAACTCTTAAAGATGAATGGAAAGTTGGAAGAGTTATTGCAAGACCATATTTAGGAATGAAAAAAGGTGAATTCAAACGTACAAGTAATAGACATGATTATGCTTTAAAACCATATGGAGCAACTGCATTGAATGCATTGAAAGATAATGGATTTGCTTCAATATCAGTTGGAAAAATAAACGATATATTTGATGGTGAAGGTATAACAGAATCAAATAAATCAAAAAGTTCTGTTCATGGAATGGAACAAACTTTAGAAATAATGGATAAAGAATTTAAAGGATCGTGCTTTGTTAACTTAGTAGACTTTGATGCTTTATGGGGACACAGAAGGAACCCAGTTGGTTATGCTGAAGAATTAGAAAAGTTTGATGTTAATTTAGGAAAAGTATTAGATAAATTAAAAGAAGATGATTTATTAATAATTACAGCAGACCATGGTAATGATCCAACTTATAAAGGTACTGATCATACACGTGAACATGTTCCTTTCTTAGCTTATTCGCCATCTATGACTGAAAGTGGATTAATGGAAACAAGCGATAGTTTTGCAGCAATTGGTGCTACAATAGCAGAAAACTTTGGAGTAAAGATGCCTGAGAATACAATTGGTGAATCAGTACTAAGCAAGTTAGTATAG
- the cdd gene encoding cytidine deaminase: protein MKEYEDILERAFKAMENAYSPYSNYKVGSCVVTKDNKYFIGANIENASYGLTNCAERNAIFQAYSNGYRKEDVKAIAIVSDGNTLATPCGACRQVLVELLEKHTPIVLSNKKTEKITDIEELLPMSFTEEDLK, encoded by the coding sequence ATGAAAGAGTATGAAGATATTTTAGAAAGAGCTTTTAAAGCTATGGAAAATGCATATTCTCCTTATTCAAATTATAAGGTTGGCTCTTGTGTTGTTACTAAAGATAATAAATATTTTATAGGAGCAAACATTGAAAATGCATCTTATGGTTTAACAAATTGTGCAGAGAGAAATGCAATCTTTCAAGCATATTCAAATGGATATCGTAAAGAGGATGTAAAAGCAATTGCCATTGTAAGTGATGGAAATACGCTAGCAACTCCTTGTGGTGCATGCAGGCAAGTTTTAGTGGAATTATTAGAAAAACATACTCCAATAGTTTTATCTAATAAAAAAACTGAAAAAATTACAGATATCGAAGAATTATTACCAATGTCATTTACAGAAGAAGATCTAAAATAA
- the udp gene encoding uridine phosphorylase: protein MNYSQGSGKQYHIDVREGDVGKYVILPGDPKRCKKIAAYFDDPKLIADNREYVTYTGFLDGVKVSVTSTGIGGPSAAIALEELVNCGADTFVRVGTCGGMDINVKGGDVVIATGAIRAEGTSKEYAPIEFPAIANFDVASILVQASKDLNKNYHVGVVQCKDSFYGQHSPETKPVSYDLLNKWDAWMKCGCLASEMESAALFVVGSYLKVRVGSVFLVVANQEREKAGLENLQVHDTETAIEVAIEGIRKLIKADKERETK, encoded by the coding sequence ATGAATTATTCACAAGGTTCTGGGAAACAATATCATATAGATGTGAGAGAAGGAGATGTAGGTAAATACGTAATATTACCAGGGGATCCAAAGAGATGTAAAAAGATTGCTGCATACTTTGATGATCCAAAATTAATTGCTGATAATAGAGAGTATGTTACTTACACTGGATTTTTAGATGGTGTAAAAGTAAGTGTTACTTCAACAGGAATTGGTGGACCATCAGCTGCTATAGCATTAGAAGAACTAGTAAATTGCGGAGCAGATACTTTCGTAAGAGTTGGTACATGTGGCGGAATGGATATAAATGTTAAAGGTGGCGATGTAGTTATTGCTACTGGTGCAATTAGAGCAGAAGGTACTAGTAAAGAATATGCGCCAATCGAATTTCCAGCTATTGCAAACTTTGATGTTGCAAGCATACTTGTGCAAGCGTCAAAAGATTTAAATAAAAATTATCATGTTGGAGTAGTTCAATGTAAAGATTCATTTTATGGCCAACATTCGCCAGAAACTAAGCCAGTAAGTTATGATCTTTTAAACAAGTGGGATGCATGGATGAAATGTGGATGCCTTGCTTCTGAAATGGAATCAGCAGCTTTATTTGTAGTAGGAAGCTATTTAAAAGTAAGAGTAGGTTCAGTATTTTTAGTTGTTGCAAATCAAGAACGTGAAAAGGCAGGACTTGAAAATCTACAAGTGCATGATACAGAAACAGCTATAGAAGTTGCAATTGAGGGAATTAGAAAATTAATAAAAGCTGACAAAGAGAGAGAAACTAAGTAA
- a CDS encoding GntR family transcriptional regulator: MNDEFDIVEKPKELRYVSVYNQLFKMINEGTFPEGSRLPSEPELSKLIGVSRTTLRQALALLQDDGLVNNIRGKGNFIVKSKPKKDLGLETMGHPVYKCINDVIDEVKIQLRIEPSTDYFNQILVKKTAAVVLIDRWYKSEGQAIAYTFTLLPIETISKFNLDLNNEDMILEFLEKDIYEISSDILVEIKYSTSGNFAAKTYPISPENQFHLIQETLYKDSEFPIASNKHYLPIKTSSIKFHPKKQ, from the coding sequence ATGAATGATGAATTTGATATAGTTGAAAAGCCAAAAGAATTAAGATATGTAAGTGTATATAATCAACTTTTTAAAATGATAAATGAAGGTACTTTTCCAGAAGGAAGTAGATTACCCTCTGAACCTGAACTATCTAAATTAATTGGTGTTAGTAGAACTACGCTAAGACAGGCACTTGCACTACTACAAGATGATGGATTAGTAAATAATATAAGAGGTAAGGGAAATTTTATAGTAAAATCTAAACCTAAAAAAGATCTTGGTTTAGAAACAATGGGACACCCCGTATACAAGTGCATAAATGATGTCATTGATGAAGTTAAAATTCAATTAAGGATAGAGCCATCTACTGACTATTTTAATCAAATTCTTGTAAAGAAAACTGCTGCTGTAGTATTAATAGATAGATGGTATAAATCTGAAGGTCAAGCTATAGCTTATACGTTTACTTTGCTGCCAATTGAAACTATTTCAAAATTTAATCTTGATTTAAACAATGAGGATATGATTTTAGAATTTCTAGAAAAGGATATTTACGAAATATCTAGTGACATACTAGTTGAAATAAAGTATTCAACTTCTGGAAACTTTGCTGCTAAAACGTATCCAATTTCGCCAGAAAATCAATTTCATCTTATACAGGAAACTCTTTATAAAGATTCAGAATTTCCTATTGCTTCTAATAAGCATTATTTACCGATAAAAACTAGTTCAATTAAGTTTCATCCAAAAAAACAATAG
- a CDS encoding YeiH family protein — protein MSLNIIRDKKLSRGMDKVLEVLPGIIICTIIAFIAKYLSNYVPSIGAASLAIFIGMAAGNTFCNRKIYEKGSKFAESELLSYSIVLLGGTLGIQTILKLGFSGISFIVFQMSITIALVILIGKRLKFSENFSFLMASGNAVCGSSAIAATAPVIGAGDSEKGIAITIVNVTGTVLMLVLPFIAKVIFSLETIRTSALIGGILQSVGQVVGSGSLVNEQVKDLSTIFKIVRIIFLVVVVLILGKMKNKSRREESGTLNSKIKIPWYVLAFFIMCLAFTAGVFPMNISNIFKLISSNFEVIALAGIGMRVNFRQLIKIGKKAALYALAIALIQIVSAISLITIFL, from the coding sequence ATGAGTTTAAATATAATTAGAGATAAGAAATTATCAAGAGGAATGGATAAGGTTTTAGAAGTTTTGCCAGGAATTATAATATGTACAATAATCGCATTTATCGCAAAGTATTTAAGTAATTATGTACCTAGCATAGGGGCAGCATCTCTAGCAATATTCATTGGAATGGCAGCAGGAAATACATTTTGCAATAGAAAAATATATGAAAAGGGATCAAAATTCGCAGAAAGTGAACTATTGTCATATTCTATAGTTCTGTTAGGCGGAACATTGGGAATTCAAACTATATTAAAATTAGGTTTTTCAGGAATATCATTTATAGTATTTCAAATGAGTATTACTATAGCACTTGTAATTTTAATTGGAAAAAGACTTAAATTCTCAGAGAATTTTAGTTTTTTAATGGCAAGTGGAAATGCAGTTTGTGGTTCCTCAGCCATAGCAGCTACCGCGCCAGTAATAGGAGCGGGAGATAGTGAAAAAGGCATAGCAATAACTATAGTAAATGTTACAGGAACGGTATTAATGCTTGTTCTTCCATTTATAGCTAAAGTGATATTTTCATTAGAAACAATAAGGACCTCTGCTTTAATAGGAGGAATACTTCAATCTGTAGGACAAGTTGTTGGCAGTGGAAGCCTAGTAAATGAACAAGTTAAGGATTTATCTACAATATTTAAAATAGTAAGAATAATATTTTTAGTTGTTGTTGTATTAATATTAGGAAAAATGAAAAATAAATCTAGGAGAGAAGAAAGCGGAACATTAAATTCAAAAATAAAAATACCTTGGTATGTATTGGCTTTTTTCATTATGTGCTTAGCATTTACTGCTGGAGTTTTTCCAATGAATATTTCTAATATATTTAAATTAATAAGTAGCAACTTTGAAGTAATTGCTCTTGCGGGAATAGGGATGAGAGTGAATTTTAGACAACTTATAAAAATAGGAAAGAAAGCTGCACTTTATGCCTTAGCAATTGCCTTAATCCAAATAGTTTCAGCAATTTCACTTATCACAATATTTTTATAA
- a CDS encoding LysR substrate-binding domain-containing protein, with the protein MLDELKTFIAVVECKNFTKAAESINLSQPSVSLHIKHLEEYFNTTLIQRSIKQKNINITQSGYLLYERSKQMVKLLNDTKNDLLGYGNVVKGQLHIGASFTIGEYLLPAFLGKFAKAYPELELEVTIENTHNICEKVKNFQVDIALVEGTVPPSHFTIEKFYTDKMEVAVPYNHYLVNNYFSAEDLQNQTWISREIGSGTRQYLNLFLSNNNINAKNIIVFGSNYSVKEAVKNNLGITFISSLVIENSLKNNEISTLKTKQTYTRPFSYVMQKGIIPSKGTLVFIDMLKSYVENL; encoded by the coding sequence ATGCTTGATGAATTAAAAACTTTTATAGCAGTTGTTGAATGTAAAAACTTCACTAAAGCTGCAGAATCTATTAATCTATCCCAACCTAGTGTAAGTTTACATATTAAGCATCTTGAGGAGTATTTTAATACAACTTTAATTCAACGTTCAATAAAGCAGAAAAATATAAATATAACTCAATCTGGGTATTTACTCTATGAACGTTCAAAACAAATGGTTAAGCTGCTAAATGATACTAAAAATGATCTGTTAGGTTATGGAAATGTTGTAAAAGGTCAGCTGCATATAGGGGCTAGTTTTACTATAGGAGAATATTTACTACCAGCCTTTTTAGGAAAATTCGCAAAAGCCTATCCTGAGTTAGAATTAGAAGTGACAATCGAAAACACGCATAACATATGTGAAAAAGTTAAGAATTTTCAAGTTGACATTGCTCTAGTTGAGGGCACTGTTCCTCCTTCCCACTTTACGATTGAAAAATTTTATACTGACAAAATGGAAGTTGCTGTTCCTTACAATCACTACTTAGTTAATAACTATTTTTCAGCTGAGGATTTACAAAATCAGACTTGGATTAGTAGAGAGATAGGATCTGGTACTAGACAATATTTGAATCTTTTCTTATCAAATAATAATATTAATGCTAAAAATATCATTGTTTTTGGAAGCAATTATTCTGTAAAAGAAGCTGTTAAAAACAATTTAGGAATAACCTTTATTTCTTCACTTGTAATTGAGAATTCTTTAAAAAATAATGAAATTTCCACTTTAAAAACCAAACAAACTTACACTCGCCCATTCTCATATGTAATGCAAAAAGGTATAATCCCCTCAAAAGGAACATTGGTCTTTATAGATATGCTAAAAAGCTATGTAGAAAATCTATAA
- a CDS encoding aldo/keto reductase yields MVNVTLGRTGIVVNRNGFGALPVQRVSNEEAVKLLRKAYDNGINFFDSARSYTDSEYKIGLALSDVRDKIIIATKTPSTTVEGFWSDLEKSLAMLKTDYIDIYQFHNPSFCPKPNDGTGIYEAMLEAKKQGKIRFIGITNHRLPVAIEAVESGLYDTLQFPFSYLADKKDEDLVNLCKEKNVGYICMKALSGGLITRSDAAYAYLSQFDNTLPIWGVQRENELDEFISYIDNHPAMTEEIKEFIENERKELVGEFCRGCGYCMPCPAGIEINNCARMSLLLRRSPTEGHLSEEGQAKMKKIEDCIECGNCKAHCPYGLDTPNLLKRNYEDYKTFLKNIG; encoded by the coding sequence ATGGTAAATGTTACGCTAGGAAGAACTGGGATAGTAGTAAATAGAAATGGATTTGGTGCTCTCCCTGTTCAGCGTGTCTCTAACGAAGAAGCAGTAAAATTGTTGAGGAAAGCTTACGATAATGGTATTAATTTTTTTGACTCAGCAAGAAGTTACACTGACAGCGAGTACAAAATTGGTCTTGCTTTAAGTGATGTTAGAGATAAAATAATTATTGCAACGAAAACACCATCAACTACTGTTGAAGGTTTTTGGAGTGATTTAGAAAAGAGTCTTGCTATGCTTAAAACAGATTATATAGATATTTATCAGTTCCATAATCCAAGTTTCTGTCCTAAACCTAATGATGGGACAGGTATATATGAGGCTATGCTAGAAGCAAAAAAACAAGGAAAGATTCGTTTCATAGGAATTACAAATCATAGATTACCAGTGGCTATAGAAGCTGTTGAATCAGGTCTTTATGATACATTACAGTTCCCATTTAGCTATCTTGCTGATAAAAAGGATGAGGATCTAGTAAATTTATGTAAAGAGAAGAATGTTGGATATATCTGCATGAAGGCATTATCAGGTGGGCTTATAACAAGAAGTGATGCAGCTTACGCATACCTTTCTCAATTTGATAATACTTTACCTATCTGGGGAGTTCAAAGAGAAAATGAATTAGATGAATTTATATCATATATAGACAATCATCCTGCAATGACAGAGGAAATTAAAGAATTTATTGAAAATGAGAGAAAAGAGCTTGTAGGTGAGTTCTGTCGTGGATGTGGATATTGCATGCCATGTCCAGCAGGAATAGAAATTAATAATTGTGCAAGAATGTCCTTGCTTCTTCGTAGATCTCCAACTGAGGGGCATCTTTCAGAGGAAGGTCAAGCTAAAATGAAAAAGATTGAAGATTGTATAGAGTGTGGTAACTGTAAGGCTCATTGTCCTTATGGTCTTGATACTCCAAATCTTTTGAAAAGAAACTATGAGGATTATAAAACATTTCTAAAAAATATAGGTTAA